Proteins encoded in a region of the Triticum dicoccoides isolate Atlit2015 ecotype Zavitan chromosome 3A, WEW_v2.0, whole genome shotgun sequence genome:
- the LOC119268154 gene encoding DNA replication licensing factor MCM4-like: MASNGGGNSNSPYSASSPDVRPSSPLPATNSSPPQSARRAGGRLRRGPTSSPSLGGFETPPPPGRRTPSGAGAARQRQNWTGRFPPTPSTPMSTDDVPLSSEAGEEDTPETDGGGVGADATPVFVWGTNISVQDVNAAILRFLRHFRDPRDAGRVDPVMDEGKYMRAIHRILELEGGESLDVDAHDVFDHDPDLYGKMVRYPLEVLAIFDIVLMDLVARMEPLFEKHIQTRIYNLKSSICLRNLNPSDIEKMVSIKGMIIRCSSVIPELKEAVFRCLVCGFYSEPVMVDRGRVTEPHICQKEQCKASNSMTLVHNRCRFADKQIIKLQETPDEIPEGGTPHTVSVLMHDKLVDAGKPGDRVEITGIYRAMSIRIGPSQRTVKSIFKTYIDCLHIKKTDKSRLHIEDSMDTDNTNASKSSEDGHVTDKIDKLKELSKLPDIYDRLTRSLAPNIWELDDVKRGLLCQLFGGNALRLPSGANFRGDINILLVGDPGTSKSQLLQYMHKLSPRGIYTSGRGSSAVGLTAYVAKDPETGETVLESGALVLSDKGVCCIDEFDKMSDNARSMLHEVMEQQTVSIAKAGIIASLNARTSVLACANPSESRYNPRLSVIDNIHLPPTLLSRFDLIYLILDKADEQTDRRLAKHIVSLHFENPEVVEHQVLDLPTLVAYISYARKYIQPKLSDEAAEELTRGYVAMRQRGNNPGSRKKVITATARQIESLIRLSEALARMRFSEVVGVLDVTEAFRLLEVAMQQSATDHATGTIDMDLIMTGVSSSERQRRDNLVAAIRDLVMEKMQLGGPPMRMAELLEEVRKQSSMEVHQHDLRDALGTLQSEGSVFVHGDSFKRT; encoded by the exons ATGGCGTCCAACGGCGGCGGAAACAGCAACTCTCCCTACT CTGCGTCGTCGCCGGATGTCCGCCCGTCGAGCCCGCTCCCGGCCACCAACTCATCCCCTCCCCAGTCCGCTCGCCGCGCCggcggccgcctccgccgcggccccaCCTCGTCTCCCTCCCTCGGCGGGTTCGAGACGCCGCCGCCACCGGGCCGCCGCACTCCGTCCGGTGCTGGCGCAGCCCGGCAGCGCCAAAACTGGACCGGACGGTTTCCGCCAACTCCGTCCACTCCCATGTCCACCGACGACGTCCCGCTGTCCTCCGAAGCCGGGGAGGAGGACACGCCCGAGACcgacggcggcggcgtcggcgccgATGCCACCCCGGTCTTTGTCTGGGGCACCAATATCAGCGTGCAGGACGTGAACGCTGCCATTCTGCGGTTTCTGCGCCACTTCCGGGACCCCCGCGACGCCGGCCGCGTTGACCCTGTCATGGACGAGGGCAAGTACATGCGCGCCATCCACCGCATCCTCGAGCTCGAGGGTGGCGAGTCGCTCGATGTGGACGCACACGACGTCTTCGACCACGATCCCGACCTATACGGCAAGATGGTACGCTACCCGCTCGAAGTGCTTGCCATCTTCGACATCGTCCTTATGGACCTGGTGGCGCGTATGGAGCCGCTGTTTGAGAAGCACATTCAGACCAGGATCTACAACCTCAAGTCATCCATTTGCTTGAGGAATCTGAATCCGTCAG ATATTGAGAAGATGGTGTCAATCAAGGGTATGATAATTCGATGCAGCTCAGTCATACCAGAGCTCAAGGAGGCTGTGTTCCGCTGCCTTGTTTGCGGCTTCTACTCAGAACCTGTCATGGTTGACAGAG GGAGAGTAACTGAGCCACACATATGTCAGAAAGAACAATGTAAAGCCTCAAATTCTATGACTCTAGTGCATAACCGATGCAG ATTTGCGGACAAGCAAATCATAAAGTTGCAGGAAACACCAGATGAGATACCAGAAGGTGGCACTCCTCATACAGTCAGTGTTTTGATGCATGATAAGCTTGTTGATGCTGGAAAGCCTGGAGATAGGGTTGAG ATCACTGGGATATATAGGGCCATGAGTATCAGGATCGGGCCAAGTCAGAGGACAGTGAAGTCAATATTCAAG ACATACATTGATTGCCTTCACATAAAGAAGACAGACAAGTCCAGGCTTCATATTGAGGACTCTATGGATACTGATAACACCAATGCTAGCAAGTCTTCTGAAGATGGCCATGTCACAGATAAG ATAGATAAATTAAAAGAGCTTTCAAAGTTGCCTGACATCTATGATAGATTGACTAGATCACTGGCTCCAAACATATGGGAACTGGATGATGTTAAGAGGGGCCTGCTTTGCCAG CTTTTTGGTGGCAATGCTTTGAGGCTTCCTTCTGGAGCTAACTTCAGAGGTGACATCAATATTTTGCTTGTTGGTGATCCTGGAACGAGCAAATCCCAGCTTCTCCAGTACATGCATAAACTGTCTCCTCGTGGTATTTACACAAGTGGAAGAGGCAGTTCGGCAGTTGGCCTTACTGCTTATGTTGCTAAGGACCCTGAAACTGGTGAAACT GTTCTTGAGAGTGGAGCACTTGTTTTGAGTGACAAAGGTGTTTGCTGTATTGATGAGTTTGATAAGATGTCTGATAATGCCCGAAGCATGCTGCATGAG GTGATGGAGCAGCAGACTGTATCCATTGCAAAGGCTGGAATTATTGCATCTTTGAATGCTAGGACATCTGTCCTAGCCTGTGCAAATCCATCTGAATCACGTTACAATCCAAGGCTTTCTGTGATTGACAATATCCACCTTCCTCCAACACTGCTGTCAAG GTTTGACTTGATTTACCTGATCTTGGACAAGGCAGACGAACAAACTGATAGACGCCTGGCTAAGCATATTGTTTCATTGCATTTTGAGAATCCAGAA GTAGTTGAGCACCAGGTCTTGGATTTGCCCACGTTAGTTGCGTACATCAGCTATGCAAGGAAGTACATTCAGCCAAAGTTATCTGATGAAGCTGCAGAAGAATTGACCCGTGGCTACGTTGCAATGAGGCAAAGGGGGAACAATCCTGGTAGCAGAAAGAAG GTCATCACAGCAACAGCTAGGCAAATTGAGAGCTTGATTCGTCTTAGTGAAGCACTGGCGCGAATGCGTTTTTCGGAAGTG GTTGGAGTGCTAGATGTAACAGAAGCCTTCAGGCTTCTTGAAGTCGCCATGCAGCAATCTGCAACCGATCATGCAACAG GGACGATTGATATGGATCTAATCATGACTGGGGTATCCTCAAGTGAAAGGCAGAGACGTGACAATCTTGTTGCGGCTATCCGAGACCTTGTCATGGAGAAAATGCAGCTTGGAGGGCCCCCGATGCGTATGGCTGAG TTGCTGGAAGAAGTGAGGAAACAGAGCTCCATGGAAGTTCATCAGCATGAT CTCCGTGATGCTCTTGGCACACTGCAGAGTGAGGGCTCCGTATTTGTCCATGGAGACAGTTTCAAGAGGACCTGA